A region from the Desmonostoc muscorum LEGE 12446 genome encodes:
- a CDS encoding DUF192 domain-containing protein, translating into MQILKIPNEKDLYAAAFKLLNILGPVAGVSIIVGTVALSYVQTRPQDLPVTHILTHSDRTFKLEVASTPEQLEKGLKFRASLNGDGGMLFNLGGEIYNVPFWMYKVNFPLDIFYIKDNVVTTAVYNAKPCYKTPCPIYKGKVANQVLELVKGAANIKVGDRLNIQPLSVLPKNNIGIYSGNSLKIKNNR; encoded by the coding sequence ATGCAAATTCTGAAAATTCCTAACGAGAAAGATTTATACGCTGCTGCTTTCAAGTTACTGAACATACTAGGCCCTGTTGCTGGCGTATCAATTATCGTTGGCACTGTGGCGCTCAGTTACGTCCAAACTCGTCCCCAGGACTTACCAGTTACGCACATTCTCACTCACAGCGATCGCACATTTAAGTTGGAAGTTGCTTCTACACCAGAGCAATTAGAGAAAGGGCTGAAATTTCGAGCATCCTTAAACGGCGATGGCGGGATGTTATTCAACCTGGGAGGAGAAATTTACAACGTGCCTTTCTGGATGTACAAGGTAAATTTTCCATTAGACATCTTTTATATCAAGGATAATGTGGTGACAACTGCGGTTTACAATGCCAAACCGTGCTACAAAACCCCTTGTCCCATTTACAAGGGGAAAGTTGCCAATCAAGTGCTAGAGCTAGTAAAAGGCGCTGCCAATATCAAGGTTGGCGATCGGCTTAACATTCAACCGTTATCAGTTTTGCCTAAGAATAATATTGGTATTTATAGCGGCAATTCTTTGAAAATCAAAAATAATCGCTAG
- a CDS encoding nucleotide-binding protein codes for MTFHIEENNQDMNSTLPEISTSNIEPSKPLSNDTTEKVPIDTKPKSSVTTDKNGNNDNKNNPQQLRRLVMVTGDKGGVGKSTFARGLAQTYIDNAVKFVGLDADNSNPHLIRFYEKAANIHRLDISNSDKLDEFVDNLKELVYPKSNESGENQDEQSLILLETPSQFLPTLKILITEMGFLDVVNNKCKMRVTIVVVISTIIDCITQLLELYSFCGDRVDYVIVKNLFYGETEQFTFYDGSQEIKAIEQQVKATAHDFTSITMPKLAKKSYDYLDVKNLTFRQGLEQDEYPSVFGRVLSWLNNFKGQIKQKKDLFGIEKMLSE; via the coding sequence ATGACATTTCACATTGAAGAAAACAACCAAGATATGAATAGCACGTTGCCAGAAATAAGCACTAGTAACATAGAGCCAAGTAAGCCATTGTCTAACGATACGACAGAAAAAGTCCCTATTGATACAAAGCCTAAAAGTTCAGTAACCACAGACAAGAATGGGAATAACGACAATAAAAATAATCCCCAACAACTAAGAAGATTAGTAATGGTGACAGGAGATAAAGGAGGTGTTGGTAAGTCCACGTTTGCGAGAGGTTTAGCGCAAACTTACATAGATAACGCAGTAAAATTTGTTGGGTTAGACGCGGATAATTCTAATCCACACTTGATCAGATTTTATGAAAAAGCTGCAAACATTCATCGTTTAGATATATCTAACTCAGATAAATTAGATGAATTTGTAGATAATTTAAAAGAATTAGTCTATCCCAAATCAAATGAATCTGGGGAAAATCAAGATGAACAATCTTTGATACTACTAGAAACCCCATCACAATTTCTACCAACTTTAAAAATTTTAATAACTGAGATGGGATTTTTAGATGTAGTAAATAATAAATGTAAAATGCGGGTGACGATAGTAGTAGTTATTAGCACAATAATTGATTGTATAACTCAACTACTAGAACTATATAGTTTCTGCGGCGATCGGGTTGATTATGTAATAGTAAAAAACTTGTTTTACGGAGAGACAGAACAATTTACTTTTTATGATGGTTCCCAAGAAATAAAAGCAATTGAACAGCAAGTAAAAGCAACAGCGCATGATTTCACAAGTATAACTATGCCAAAACTAGCGAAAAAATCCTACGATTATTTAGATGTGAAAAATTTGACATTTAGACAAGGACTTGAACAAGATGAATATCCGTCTGTATTTGGTAGAGTCTTAAGCTGGCTGAACAATTTTAAAGGGCAAATAAAGCAAAAAAAAGATTTATTTGGCATAGAGAAGATGTTATCTGAATAG